A genomic window from Nicotiana sylvestris chromosome 11, ASM39365v2, whole genome shotgun sequence includes:
- the LOC138881028 gene encoding uncharacterized protein yields METDCFQYVQKCHRCQIHADIIKVHPSGLKQQAHCVFAAWGMDVIGLIKPAASNEHRFILVAIDYFTKWVEASSYKEVTKKVVADFVYDSIVCRFKIPESILIDNGSNLNSDLMKAMCETFKINTRIQQPTSLR; encoded by the coding sequence atggaaacggactgcttccagtatgtccagaaatgccaccgttgtcagatacatgcagacataatAAAGGTACATCCAAGCGGCTTAAAACAACAAGCTCACTGTGTGTtcgctgcttggggaatggacgttattggactaatcaagcctgctgcttccaacgaacacaggtttatcctagtagccattgactatttcaccaaatgggttgaagcatcATCTTACAAAgaagtgactaagaaagtcgtggcagactttgtctacGACAGCATTGTTTGTAGATTCAAAATTCCAGAGTCAATCCttattgataatggctccaacctcaacagcgacttgatgaaagctatgtgcgaaactttcaagatcaacaCAAGAATTCAACAGCCTAcaagcctcagatga